From the Chryseobacterium wanjuense genome, one window contains:
- a CDS encoding RNA polymerase sigma factor, with amino-acid sequence MKTTNSQPKKLTDFQLYVQLKKGNPASLEHIHLRYKRLLFWIGKQMLDDDFVVETLVQDTFLKLWLHRDSIETPNHILGFLRFVLKRDCITYFNTPKNKFARLTASLENFENYQDYLIGFDPQNDKENLLNQESEQKKFDEVKKVVNVLDPKRKHLIELCLEYGFQYKPIAEAMGSSVTSISNEVSRAINDLRKILNRSSLELPTEKASGNKEQTEKLSSQQIDIINRRFEQKSSFAVIARELKLSEKEVHQEFLCAYQYLQNRNNSEITT; translated from the coding sequence ATGAAGACAACAAACTCACAACCCAAAAAATTGACTGATTTTCAGCTATATGTACAGCTGAAAAAAGGTAATCCAGCCTCATTAGAACATATTCATTTAAGGTACAAAAGACTTCTCTTCTGGATCGGAAAACAAATGCTTGACGATGATTTTGTCGTGGAAACACTGGTGCAGGATACATTCCTTAAACTCTGGTTACACCGTGATTCCATTGAAACTCCAAATCATATTCTTGGCTTTTTGCGGTTTGTTTTGAAAAGAGATTGTATAACGTATTTCAACACTCCCAAAAATAAATTCGCACGATTAACGGCATCACTTGAAAATTTTGAGAACTATCAGGATTATCTTATAGGTTTTGATCCCCAGAATGATAAAGAGAATCTCCTCAATCAGGAATCTGAACAAAAGAAATTTGATGAAGTTAAAAAGGTTGTAAACGTACTCGATCCCAAAAGAAAACACCTTATTGAACTTTGTCTTGAATATGGTTTTCAATACAAACCAATCGCAGAAGCAATGGGAAGTAGTGTGACAAGCATCAGCAATGAGGTGAGCAGAGCTATAAATGATCTTCGGAAAATTCTTAATAGAAGTTCTCTAGAACTTCCAACGGAAAAAGCTTCCGGCAACAAAGAGCAAACTGAAAAACTCAGTAGTCAGCAAATCGACATTATAAATAGAAGATTTGAACAGAAATCTTCATTTGCAGTCATTGCTCGAGAACTCAAACTTTCTGAAAAAGAAGTCCATCAGGAGTTTCTTTGTGCTTATCAATATTTACAGAATCGAAATAACTCTGAAATAACTACCTGA
- a CDS encoding helix-turn-helix domain-containing protein, with protein MNESLDEIERYVIKRVKEIRESKNITQEELSLSIGKNIGFISQIEAPSKKAKYNLIHLNLIAIALGCSIKDFLPNEPIPDKKYDIKEIKSKKS; from the coding sequence ATGAATGAATCATTAGATGAAATAGAAAGATATGTTATAAAACGTGTTAAAGAAATACGAGAATCAAAGAATATTACCCAAGAGGAACTTTCTCTTTCTATTGGGAAGAATATTGGATTTATATCACAGATAGAAGCACCATCTAAAAAAGCAAAATATAATTTAATCCATCTAAATCTAATTGCAATAGCATTAGGATGCTCCATAAAAGATTTTCTTCCTAATGAGCCGATCCCAGATAAGAAATACGATATTAAAGAAATTAAAAGTAAAAAATCCTGA